The Neurospora crassa OR74A linkage group V, whole genome shotgun sequence sequence TTCGCCTTCCGCACTGATGGATTCTCTTTCCTTGTCGGCTCCGCTGGAAGAACTGGTCTCCAAGTTCTTCAAGTCCGACCCCAAGAAGCGGCCGCGGGCTTTTGAGTTGAGCTCAAGCGAATTCCTTGCTACCAATGCGCCCATTATCGATGACGAGGACATTGCTGTGCCGGGTTCCCTGATGCCCATGCCGCAAATGACCCCGCAGAGGATGAGGCACGACTCGATGAGTCGCGGACCCATGTCTTCCAGATACCGACAGGACTATGTGGAAGAGGCTCGTCTTGGAAAAGGAGGGTTCGGAGAGGTTGTCCGAGCCCGCAAGATGATTGACGGACACCTATACGCCATCAAAAAAATCACACAAAGGTCTCAAGAGACACTTTCAGAGATCCTAAAGGAAGTCCGACTGCTTTCCCAGATGAACCATCCGGCTGTTGTCAGATACTACAATACATGGCTGGAGGAGGTGCCGGACTACGCGGACACAGAAGGCGATACTTCAACCGAAGGCGGCGCTACAGACGTTACAGACAACTCTCAGGTCACGATATCCCACGGCATAAATATTGAATTTGCCGAGAGCAAAAGCAGAGGTCTAGATTTCATGTCCTCCAGTGGGCACCCGGGCATTGAGTACGACTACAGCTCgagtgaagaagaggatgacgacgaagatgaagacgatgaagaggatgaatCCGACAATGACTCAAATGACGATGCTGCCACTGTAAGCGGCAAGAACCACCTTGGTGTCACAGGACGGCGTCCTCGACGGGGAAGTGCTCGCCCATACAAGACCGTGATGTATATTTCCATGGAGTATTGCGAGAAGCGGGTAGGTTCCCATTATGCCAAAACCAAAATCCGAATGGCAACACTGACAGTTCTATAGACACTGCGCGACTTGATTTCTCGGAATCTGTCTAAGGAAACAGCTGAGATCTGGCGCTTATTCCGCCAAATTCTAGAAGGGCTCTGCCACATTCACAGCCTCAACATCGTTCACCGTGACCTCAAGCCCGAGAATATCTTCATCTCTTCTGGACCTGACGGCCTGGATAATGTAAAGATCGGCGATTTTGGGCTGGCCACTAGCGGACAGTTGGCGATAGACAGGTCAACAGCAAGCTTGGATGCAAGCGACATGACCAGGAGCATTGGCACAGCAGTTTATGTCGCCCCTGAGGTCCGGACGGGTGGCAGCGGCTCTTATACATCAAAGGTGGATGTAGGTTTTTCCCATCCTCCTTGCAAGACTAGACTGACATCATCCCTAGATGTATTCCTTGGGCGTGATTTTCTTCGAGATGTCGTACCCTCCCATGCTTGGAATGCAGCGCGCCATGGTCCTTGAGCAGCTGCGCCAATCCCCTCCCATTTTGCCCGCTGACTTCAAACATATGGATAAAAACCATCTCGAGGTCCTGTTGTCACTGCTGACTCACAACCCTAAAGAGCGCCCTTCGAGCTCAGAGCTTATGAAGAGTGGCAAGCTTCCGATTCAGATGGAAAGCGAGGCGATACGGCGTGCGATTGCTGGATTGTCGGATCCCAACTCACCTTACTACCAAAAGATGCTCGAAACTTTATTCTCCAGGCCAATCGAACAAGCAAAGGATTACGCTTGGGACATGTCTTCATCTGGGCCATCACCCCAAGAACTCATGCGACAGTTCATCGTCAAGGACACCTTGATATCCATCTTCCGGCGACACGGTGCGGTTGAGGCTCCTACGGTCTGTCTGTATCCCAGCTCTTCGCATTATGGCCAAAACGCGGTCcatctcctcgaccagaatGGTACGGTTCTTCAGTTGCCCTTCGATCTCATGATGGGCCATGCTCGCTCTCTCGCAAGGATCACGAACAGCCCCGTTGTTCAGAAGTCATACTCCTTTGGCAACATATTCCGTGATCGTCACGGCGGTGGTCAGCCTGATGTGTACGGAGAAGTCGACTTTGACATTGTCACTTCAGACGCCTTAGACCTTGCCTTGAAAGAGGCCGAGGTCATCAAAGTTCTGGATGAGATTGCGACTGCGTTCCCTACTGTGTCGTCTACTCCCATCTGCTTCCAGCTGGGGCATTCGGACCTCTTGAATCTTATCTTTGAGTACTGCGGCGTGGAAGTGGGCACACGcagggctgctgctgaggtCCTCAGTAAGCTCAACATTCGCAATTTCACTTGGCAAAAGGTGCGTGGAGAGCTTAGATCACCCATGGTGGGTATATCGGCAACCAGCGTAGACGAGCTGCAGAGATTTGACTTCAGAGGTAAGTGTGACTTTACACCACGAACATACTTACGCCATCAACTAACCACTTGTTTTAGATACCCCGAGCAAGGCCATCGCGAAGATCAAGCTTCTTTTCGAAGGAACGGAATACTACCAACAGGCTTCATCAACATTGGCCCATCTCAAAGAAGTGTACGAATATACCAAGCGGTTCGGAGTACAAAACAAAATCTACATTGCCCCTTTAAGCAGCATCAACGAAGCCTTCTTCCGCGGTGGCATCCTCTTTTCTTGCCTGTACGACAAAAAGGTCAAGGATGTCTTCGCCGCCGGTGGCCGCTACGACAGCTTGATTAAGGAACATCGTCCCAAGATCGGCAACCGGTTTGAAGAGCGCCATGCGGTCGGCTTCAGCTTGAACTGGGAGAAGCAGCTCGCCAAGCCCGTCCCGAAGGCCACCGGCAAAACATTCCTCAAGAAGGCGGCCGAAGAAGAGAGTCAAGGCCTCTTCAACATCAAACGCTGCGACGTCCTTGTCGCTTCCTTCGACCCGGAAGTCCTCCGCTCCTCTGGTATTGAGCTCGTCCAGACGCTTTGGGCGCACTCCATCTCGGCCGAGCTGGCCCGTGACGCCCGCTCGCCCGAAGACCTGCTCTCCAAGTACCGCGACGAGTCGTACTTGTgggtcgtcatcatcaagcaGGACAACATGCTCAAGATCAAGAGCATGGCCCGCAAGGACGCGCCCGACGCCGATATCCCCGCCAAGGAGCTGCTCAACTGGCTGAAGGCCGAGATGCGCGAGAATAGGGACGCTCTCATGCGGGGCACGGGCAGCGGCAGTATATCTTCGGGAGCGGCCATCAAGttccgcggcggcggcggcagcggtggcGGAGGCGGTCTCTCGTCCTTTGGCACGAACAACTCGGAGTTGAACAGCGGGTTGTTCCTAGGTGCGGACGGCGAGCGCGAGCAGGAGGTGCACGTGCTCGTGGCGCAGACAAAGAGCAAGAAGTTCAACCGCCGGCAGGTGGTGGAGCAGGCGCAGATGAGTGCGGCGAAGCTGTTGCAGAGCTTTCTGGACGGGCCGATTGCCGCAATCGAGACTTCGGATAGCGTGATGGATATGATACGGCGGACGAGCCTGAGCGATGCGGAGAGCTGGCGCAGGGTGGAACACAATGTGGGCACGAGCGAGAAGAAATATGTCAAGGAGATTCACGATATGTTGAAGGGGTGgaggtgggagtgggaggccaagaagggaTCGGAGCACGCGTTTGTGTATAATTTCAGGACGGGGAGGTGCATCTATTACGACTTGTCGGCTTGATCGGGTCGGCAGGGTATTGAAGCCCTGGGGAGGTGCCTAGCTGGGTAGGATACGTTGGCGATGGTGGGTTGGATGTGTGTATAATAGGTATACAGTTGTAAGGCTAGTAATCCCACCCGAAGGCATCACTGCTCTTTCAAATCGTCCGATGTTCCTCTTGCTTTTCGTCTATGGTGATCCCCTGAAACACCAACTCAACCTGAGTCAGCCTCCTATAcagaaccctaacccttctGTCACAAGTGAAACGCCCAACCATCTCACTACGGGAAGATCACCCTGCTGGCCAACAAGAAGTTCGTTCGCACACAAGAAGCCAGGAAGAAGACCGATTGCGGAGGAACTGACCATCAAGGTCCTTGCCTACTGTTACCCACCGGATCTTCTAACTGCCTGGCACGGACGTTTCCCATCCATGGTTTACGAGAAAATGGGAACCGCTGCCAGTATGCAAACGAATCgatccatcttcttccctcaTGTTGGGCAACACGTTACCTGTACCTACTCTTATTTACAGCAAAGTGTTGTGAATGACGGGTATATGATGCTTGGAAACAGATGCGAATGTGGATTCGATTTAAGGCATCGATCATTTGTTGTCTGGGCAGTCAACAGGAC is a genomic window containing:
- the cpc-3 gene encoding cpc-3 protein; translation: MAWKKPAGKKKPAQQQTPKKNNEGNTTFPGLKAPGQTPPAKTHYQEVQESEVMVLQAIYGEDFTQHEAAHGAWQKSEPRFDIKIKPSSDQELSVTLGVVMVATYPKTPPLLTIKDDHSLRESTKFKIQKFVETQPKIYAQAEQEMIDQIVEGIRDILEEAAQKKVQGLEIPSLEEERAAHEAELARLAQSEKEREERKKLEESKEEERVLEDMLQEELKRQRNKAKESRKKNRSHQLSPDRAPQDPGETDETLMFDQPCKITDGSGNALFFQTVIGKTVFREGPITTVYKVKPVLSARTVRPSLALKQVEVKSHGKDSAQFKKQLQYLESQMETLKKLRHQNLLPFLDFRIDRGISDTDSSAPTIWTVSILTPLATKGPIEELLDLAGHIDTNKAKIWTADLLEALAFLHNNGIIHQDLHPANILLYRNEAGDIVPKITDSFYQRELHNLCTKIKTLTSSKAAKSAYWFPPEIAGVTKPQYTQKTDVWDFGIVFLQMIFGLDVVEKYHSPSALMDSLSLSAPLEELVSKFFKSDPKKRPRAFELSSSEFLATNAPIIDDEDIAVPGSLMPMPQMTPQRMRHDSMSRGPMSSRYRQDYVEEARLGKGGFGEVVRARKMIDGHLYAIKKITQRSQETLSEILKEVRLLSQMNHPAVVRYYNTWLEEVPDYADTEGDTSTEGGATDVTDNSQVTISHGINIEFAESKSRGLDFMSSSGHPGIEYDYSSSEEEDDDEDEDDEEDESDNDSNDDAATVSGKNHLGVTGRRPRRGSARPYKTVMYISMEYCEKRTLRDLISRNLSKETAEIWRLFRQILEGLCHIHSLNIVHRDLKPENIFISSGPDGLDNVKIGDFGLATSGQLAIDRSTASLDASDMTRSIGTAVYVAPEVRTGGSGSYTSKVDMYSLGVIFFEMSYPPMLGMQRAMVLEQLRQSPPILPADFKHMDKNHLEVLLSLLTHNPKERPSSSELMKSGKLPIQMESEAIRRAIAGLSDPNSPYYQKMLETLFSRPIEQAKDYAWDMSSSGPSPQELMRQFIVKDTLISIFRRHGAVEAPTVCLYPSSSHYGQNAVHLLDQNGTVLQLPFDLMMGHARSLARITNSPVVQKSYSFGNIFRDRHGGGQPDVYGEVDFDIVTSDALDLALKEAEVIKVLDEIATAFPTVSSTPICFQLGHSDLLNLIFEYCGVEVGTRRAAAEVLSKLNIRNFTWQKVRGELRSPMVGISATSVDELQRFDFRDTPSKAIAKIKLLFEGTEYYQQASSTLAHLKEVYEYTKRFGVQNKIYIAPLSSINEAFFRGGILFSCLYDKKVKDVFAAGGRYDSLIKEHRPKIGNRFEERHAVGFSLNWEKQLAKPVPKATGKTFLKKAAEEESQGLFNIKRCDVLVASFDPEVLRSSGIELVQTLWAHSISAELARDARSPEDLLSKYRDESYLWVVIIKQDNMLKIKSMARKDAPDADIPAKELLNWLKAEMRENRDALMRGTGSGSISSGAAIKFRGGGGSGGGGGLSSFGTNNSELNSGLFLGADGEREQEVHVLVAQTKSKKFNRRQVVEQAQMSAAKLLQSFLDGPIAAIETSDSVMDMIRRTSLSDAESWRRVEHNVGTSEKKYVKEIHDMLKGWRWEWEAKKGSEHAFVYNFRTGRCIYYDLSA